One Tunturibacter gelidoferens genomic region harbors:
- the katG gene encoding catalase/peroxidase HPI, which translates to MSEEMKCPVPHGNGPSANITATETASPMHGAVTHNSRKITRNEHWWPDRLDLAILHQNTKLADPMGQDFDYAAEFKTLDLDAVIKDLHALMTDSQSWWPADYGHYGPFFIRMAWHSAGTYRTHDGRGGAGMGTQRFAPLNSWPDNVSLDKARRLLWPIKQKYGKKISWADLMILAGNVALDSMGFKTFGFGGGRADVWVPQEDIFWGSENTWLGSDRYQGERNLDNPLAAVQMGLIYVNPEGPDGKPDPVGSARDIRETFGRMAMNDEETYALIAGGHTFGKGHGAYDPGPNVGPEPEGAPIEQQGFGWKNGKGKGHSEDTISSGLEGAWTSSPTKWDSEYLDNLYNYDWALKKGPGGGWQWYAVNEEANIPDAHIKDKKHLPMMFTSDLALKFDPAYEKIGKRFQKEPAAFADAFARAWFKLTHRDMGPIVRYLGPLVPKEELIWQDPVPAVDHELIGEAEIAALKAKILASGLSTSQLVSTAWAAASSFRGSDKRGGANGARIRLEPQKSWEVNQPLVLATVLNTLEGLQKDFNATGKKVSLADLIVLGGCAAVEAAAKKAGYDVSVPFAPGRTDASQDQTDVEAFAPLEQTADGFRNYLRLGHTERAEALLLDRAQLLTLTAPEMAVLVGGLRVLGANFRGSKNGVFTTQPETLTNDFFVNLLDMATDWKASSTSEGSFEGLDRATGEIKWIATRVDLIFGANSQLRAIAEVYASADSKEIFVKHFIAAWSKVMNLDRYDLRKA; encoded by the coding sequence ATGTCAGAAGAAATGAAATGCCCGGTACCACACGGCAACGGCCCAAGCGCAAACATCACCGCCACAGAGACTGCCTCGCCCATGCATGGCGCTGTCACGCACAACTCGCGCAAGATCACGCGCAACGAGCATTGGTGGCCCGACCGCCTCGACCTTGCCATCCTGCACCAGAACACCAAACTGGCCGATCCCATGGGCCAGGACTTCGACTACGCAGCAGAGTTCAAAACTCTCGACCTCGACGCCGTCATCAAAGATCTCCACGCCCTGATGACCGACTCGCAGAGTTGGTGGCCCGCCGACTACGGCCACTATGGCCCGTTTTTCATCCGTATGGCATGGCACAGCGCAGGCACGTACCGCACCCATGATGGCCGCGGCGGCGCAGGCATGGGCACGCAGCGTTTTGCGCCGCTCAACAGCTGGCCGGACAATGTCAGCCTCGACAAGGCTCGCCGCCTGCTTTGGCCCATCAAGCAGAAGTACGGCAAGAAGATCTCCTGGGCCGATCTCATGATCCTTGCCGGCAACGTCGCGCTCGACTCGATGGGCTTCAAGACCTTCGGTTTCGGCGGCGGTCGCGCTGACGTCTGGGTGCCGCAAGAAGATATCTTCTGGGGCTCGGAGAATACGTGGCTCGGCAGCGATCGTTACCAGGGTGAGCGTAATCTCGACAACCCCCTCGCCGCCGTGCAGATGGGACTTATCTACGTAAACCCGGAAGGCCCCGACGGCAAGCCCGACCCGGTCGGTTCGGCACGCGACATTCGCGAGACCTTCGGCCGCATGGCCATGAACGATGAAGAGACCTACGCTCTTATCGCCGGCGGCCACACCTTCGGCAAAGGCCATGGCGCATACGACCCCGGTCCGAACGTGGGCCCCGAACCCGAAGGCGCACCCATCGAGCAGCAGGGCTTCGGATGGAAGAACGGTAAGGGCAAAGGGCACTCGGAAGACACCATCTCCTCCGGCCTCGAAGGCGCATGGACCAGCAGTCCTACCAAGTGGGACAGCGAGTACCTCGACAACCTCTACAACTACGACTGGGCGCTAAAGAAAGGCCCCGGCGGCGGATGGCAGTGGTACGCCGTGAACGAGGAAGCCAACATTCCTGACGCGCACATCAAGGACAAGAAGCACCTGCCCATGATGTTCACCTCGGACCTCGCACTCAAGTTCGATCCCGCCTACGAAAAGATCGGCAAGCGCTTCCAGAAGGAACCCGCCGCGTTCGCTGACGCCTTCGCTCGCGCATGGTTCAAGCTCACTCACCGCGACATGGGCCCCATCGTCCGCTACCTTGGGCCTCTGGTTCCCAAAGAGGAGTTGATCTGGCAAGACCCCGTCCCCGCTGTCGATCACGAACTCATCGGCGAAGCGGAGATTGCCGCACTCAAGGCGAAGATTCTCGCCTCAGGCCTCTCTACCTCGCAGCTGGTCTCAACTGCCTGGGCGGCAGCGTCGTCGTTCCGCGGCTCTGATAAGCGCGGTGGAGCGAACGGTGCGCGCATTCGCCTCGAGCCGCAGAAGAGCTGGGAGGTGAACCAGCCTCTGGTGCTCGCAACGGTTCTCAACACACTCGAGGGATTGCAAAAGGACTTCAACGCGACAGGCAAAAAAGTCTCGCTCGCCGACTTGATTGTTCTGGGCGGTTGCGCTGCGGTTGAAGCGGCTGCGAAGAAGGCCGGATACGACGTCAGCGTCCCCTTCGCGCCTGGCCGCACGGACGCTTCGCAGGATCAGACCGACGTTGAGGCCTTCGCCCCGCTGGAGCAGACGGCCGATGGCTTCCGCAACTACCTCCGACTGGGACACACCGAACGGGCTGAAGCGCTGCTCCTCGACCGTGCGCAGTTGTTGACTCTAACCGCTCCTGAGATGGCTGTCCTCGTTGGTGGCCTGCGCGTTCTCGGTGCCAACTTCCGTGGCTCGAAGAACGGTGTCTTCACCACGCAGCCCGAGACGCTGACGAATGACTTCTTCGTCAACCTGCTCGACATGGCGACCGACTGGAAGGCATCTTCTACCTCGGAGGGCTCGTTTGAGGGGTTAGATCGCGCGACAGGTGAGATTAAGTGGATCGCCACTCGTGTCGACCTGATCTTCGGTGCCAACTCTCAGCTCCGTGCGATCGCGGAAGTCTACGCATCGGCCGACTCAAAGGAGATCTTCGTGAAGCATTTCATTGCCGCGTGGAGCAAGGTCATGAACCTCGACCGCTACGACCTGCGCAAGGCGTAA
- a CDS encoding MarR family winged helix-turn-helix transcriptional regulator — protein sequence MNKRVLSNPGHHINRIARLSARWLEPRLQRLGLAVAQVPVFGAIKSLGPLSQKELARLLHVEQPTMAQLLTRMEREGLIERTPDPKDGRSSLINLTPHALKKAGPARDVLSEGSRVALKGFSPSEITALNRLLLRVRANLEEAIDE from the coding sequence ATGAACAAGAGAGTTCTTTCCAATCCGGGGCATCATATTAACCGCATTGCTCGACTGAGTGCGCGCTGGCTGGAGCCTAGACTCCAGAGACTCGGCCTAGCCGTGGCCCAAGTCCCAGTCTTCGGCGCAATCAAGAGCCTCGGGCCACTTTCCCAAAAAGAACTTGCGCGACTTCTGCATGTAGAACAGCCAACGATGGCGCAACTGCTGACTCGCATGGAACGGGAGGGTCTCATCGAGCGTACGCCCGACCCAAAAGACGGCCGCAGCAGCCTCATCAATCTCACTCCGCACGCCCTGAAGAAAGCTGGACCCGCCCGCGATGTCCTGAGTGAGGGTAGCCGGGTCGCCCTGAAAGGTTTTAGCCCGAGCGAGATCACAGCTTTGAATCGGCTTTTGCTGCGCGTGCGCGCCAACCTGGAAGAAGCTATCGACGAATGA
- the cas1 gene encoding CRISPR-associated endonuclease Cas1 codes for MIIEDGVGSDRYKGRFSRVGHGLERLVVIGADGVVSLAALRWLADQNASFVMLERNGDVLATTGPVRPSDIRLRRAQALAHHSGAAFRISRELIDRKLAGQERVAGDDFLNDEAVSAQIKEIRSELAEVETLDEIRSVELRAAKIYWKAWRTVPVKFPDKELTRVPEHWRKFGSRASALSGSSRLAVNPVNAILNYLYALLETECRLAVAALGLDPEMGVLHMDTINRDSLACDLMEVIRPDVDAYVLRRILKQPLKRTWFFEERNGNCRLMADLASQLAETTSTWARLVAPVAEWTVKEIASTTKTRRATPATRLTQNHKRDIRGGNPFVASKNPMALQNVCSDCGSPIINANEKCRGCSVEESKQRLTKVATEGRVVSHSSNAQGKRSKTQIANQTNIREWSPSDQPSWLTAEFYAEKVQPQISSLSCSEITRQLAVSRGYAGEIRQGRVPHPRHWMSLAKLTGESK; via the coding sequence TTGATCATCGAAGATGGAGTTGGCTCTGATCGTTACAAAGGGCGCTTTTCACGAGTCGGACACGGACTTGAGCGCTTGGTCGTGATTGGCGCAGATGGCGTTGTATCACTTGCAGCCTTACGTTGGCTCGCCGATCAGAATGCATCGTTCGTGATGCTGGAGCGGAATGGTGATGTTCTTGCGACAACAGGTCCGGTTCGACCGTCGGACATCCGTTTACGACGCGCCCAAGCATTAGCCCATCATTCCGGTGCAGCGTTTCGGATCAGTCGAGAACTGATCGATCGAAAACTTGCGGGTCAAGAGCGCGTAGCAGGGGACGACTTCCTAAACGATGAAGCGGTATCTGCACAGATCAAGGAGATTCGCTCTGAATTGGCTGAAGTCGAAACGCTTGATGAGATCAGATCTGTTGAGTTACGCGCAGCCAAAATCTATTGGAAAGCTTGGCGCACAGTCCCGGTCAAATTCCCAGATAAAGAGTTGACTCGCGTACCGGAACACTGGCGAAAGTTTGGCTCGCGCGCGTCTGCCCTTTCAGGATCTTCTCGACTCGCGGTAAATCCCGTCAACGCGATCCTGAACTATCTCTATGCGCTGTTGGAGACGGAGTGTCGTCTCGCTGTTGCGGCTCTTGGACTTGATCCAGAGATGGGAGTTTTGCACATGGATACAATCAACCGAGACAGCCTGGCGTGCGATCTAATGGAGGTTATCCGGCCGGATGTGGATGCCTATGTTCTCAGGCGAATTTTGAAACAGCCTCTCAAGAGAACCTGGTTCTTCGAAGAGCGCAACGGAAATTGTCGTTTGATGGCAGACCTGGCAAGTCAACTTGCGGAAACGACTTCGACTTGGGCTCGCTTAGTAGCTCCAGTTGCTGAGTGGACTGTGAAGGAAATTGCGTCAACGACCAAAACACGTCGAGCGACTCCGGCCACTCGACTGACACAGAACCACAAGCGTGACATCCGAGGCGGAAATCCGTTTGTGGCGTCAAAGAACCCGATGGCCCTGCAGAACGTTTGTAGTGACTGCGGCAGTCCTATCATCAATGCAAATGAGAAGTGCAGAGGCTGTTCAGTTGAAGAGTCGAAGCAGCGGCTTACAAAAGTCGCAACAGAGGGTCGCGTCGTTTCTCATTCATCTAATGCGCAAGGTAAGCGGTCCAAGACACAGATTGCGAATCAAACAAATATCCGGGAATGGTCACCTTCAGATCAACCATCCTGGCTGACGGCAGAGTTCTATGCCGAGAAGGTTCAGCCGCAAATCTCTTCTCTATCTTGCAGCGAGATAACGCGCCAACTTGCAGTTTCGCGAGGCTATGCAGGCGAAATTCGACAGGGCCGCGTGCCACATCCACGCCATTGGATGAGTTTGGCAAAACTCACTGGGGAGTCGAAATAG
- a CDS encoding Fur family transcriptional regulator, with amino-acid sequence MQASPTVETRPFRELCADHGLTATHQRQVLYEVMQTMPGHPSPEEVYARVKKRIPAISLATVYKNIHLFVERGVLKEVSMHHGSLRVELNSHLHHHMVCSHCKAITDIEEKDLGVLPALQRLPGGFQAERFAIDVIGICAACQKAKRS; translated from the coding sequence ATGCAAGCCTCTCCCACCGTCGAGACCCGTCCCTTCCGTGAACTTTGTGCGGATCACGGACTCACCGCGACCCACCAGCGCCAGGTTCTCTACGAGGTGATGCAGACCATGCCTGGCCACCCCAGCCCGGAAGAGGTCTACGCGCGGGTCAAGAAGCGTATACCAGCGATCTCCCTCGCGACGGTTTACAAAAACATTCATCTCTTCGTCGAAAGAGGCGTGCTAAAAGAAGTCAGCATGCACCACGGCTCCCTCCGAGTCGAGCTGAACAGCCACCTCCACCACCACATGGTCTGCTCGCATTGCAAGGCCATCACCGACATAGAAGAAAAGGATCTCGGCGTCCTCCCGGCACTGCAACGGTTGCCCGGGGGGTTTCAGGCGGAACGCTTCGCTATCGACGTCATCGGAATCTGTGCCGCGTGCCAGAAAGCAAAACGCAGCTAA
- a CDS encoding VOC family protein yields MPNIENLKKQAKQYLRWHRERYYPVAAQIRAALPRFRHIGDVQILESSFRLADAQELVARQMGFDGWQALKSGADAMTDEPRQTTSRPVLSSIEAQLFVANIKSSCDFYRGKLGFAVEFVYGDPPYYGQVFRDNARLNLKLVCEPVFAGDIRKREHLLSASIAVATAMEIKELFLSYQAAGVSFHQTLKREPWGAKTFVVSDPDENLILFAGPEAD; encoded by the coding sequence ATGCCGAATATCGAAAACCTCAAAAAGCAAGCCAAACAGTATCTGCGTTGGCATCGTGAACGGTACTATCCCGTCGCGGCCCAAATCAGAGCTGCGCTACCCCGATTTCGCCACATCGGGGACGTGCAGATACTGGAGTCAAGCTTCAGGCTCGCGGATGCTCAGGAGCTTGTCGCACGGCAAATGGGGTTCGACGGGTGGCAGGCGCTCAAGTCAGGAGCAGATGCTATGACCGATGAACCCAGACAGACGACGTCACGTCCCGTTCTCAGTTCAATTGAGGCGCAACTCTTCGTTGCGAACATCAAGAGTTCCTGTGATTTCTATAGAGGCAAGCTCGGCTTCGCGGTCGAATTCGTCTATGGCGATCCTCCATACTACGGGCAGGTCTTCCGCGACAACGCACGACTCAACTTGAAGCTGGTCTGCGAACCTGTATTCGCTGGCGATATTCGCAAGCGCGAACATCTGCTGTCCGCTTCCATTGCGGTTGCCACCGCGATGGAAATCAAAGAGCTGTTTCTGAGTTATCAAGCTGCAGGAGTCTCTTTCCATCAGACACTTAAGAGGGAGCCTTGGGGCGCCAAAACGTTTGTTGTCTCGGATCCGGATGAGAATCTCATCCTCTTTGCTGGCCCGGAAGCCGACTGA
- a CDS encoding TonB-dependent receptor produces MLLAQVNTGELRLKVTDPGGLGLSASITISSNSSQYLNSLTTSKSGEVDIETLPYGIYLLRAESLGFTATTETVEIRSALPSEHTIKLTVAPVKTSVQVSSSAPLIDPYRPSSVMQIGSQQIQDRTASLPGRSVQDLVDTQPGWLYEGNAVLHPRGSEYQTQFVIDGIPLTDNRSPSFGPEIGADDLDSMSILTAGFPAEYGRKMGGIVELNTRRQTGDGLHGEVVLSGGSYDTGAAYGQLQEVHGKNTFGASASGSMSAHYLNPVVPENYTNRGTTGDFSAHYERDLTQNDRLNMSVRHELSRFEIPNELVQQEAGQLQTGSNFETMGTVRYQHIFSPDSLGTLAAMVRDNANNLNSNQNSTPIIAFQHNNFREGFFKATYSFHHGHHEFKAGVESDNVFLHEDFSYRITDPTQFDDNTPSSLAFMEHRPDLEQSAFVEDLIRLGKWTISAGLRLDHYQLLLNQSAFSPRISVGRNLPSLNMVLHASYDRIFQTPSFENILISSSPQIDALNSNFLRLPVQPSRGNYYEGGLSEAFAQCMSLDVNVYRRNVTDFADDDQLLNTGVSYPISFDKAIVYGAEAKLSLLHLAKLSGYASYSYMVANVWYPVTGGLFLGDDVTAAVTKTAGHFPASQDQRNTLRTRFRYQLVPWLWFAAGLSYGSGLPFAYTGDQADALAQYGPQVISRINFDRGRISPMLATDATLGADIHKSDRMIIRFQADGSNLNGRLNVIDFGGLFSGNAIAPGRSFALRLSTNF; encoded by the coding sequence ATGCTCCTCGCTCAAGTGAACACAGGAGAGCTTCGTCTCAAAGTAACCGATCCTGGCGGATTAGGCCTCAGCGCCTCCATCACGATCTCCAGCAACTCCAGCCAATACCTCAACTCACTAACAACCAGTAAAAGCGGCGAGGTTGATATTGAGACCCTACCCTATGGGATCTATCTCCTACGCGCAGAGAGTCTGGGCTTCACAGCAACCACCGAAACAGTAGAAATAAGATCGGCACTTCCCTCCGAGCACACCATCAAGCTGACTGTCGCGCCGGTAAAGACGTCGGTGCAGGTAAGCAGCTCCGCACCGCTGATCGATCCGTATCGTCCCTCCTCTGTCATGCAGATAGGCTCGCAGCAGATTCAGGATCGTACGGCATCCCTGCCTGGCAGGTCGGTGCAGGATCTGGTCGATACGCAGCCCGGGTGGCTCTATGAGGGCAACGCCGTACTTCATCCGCGTGGCTCCGAGTACCAGACGCAGTTCGTAATCGACGGCATCCCTCTCACCGACAATCGCTCCCCCAGCTTTGGCCCGGAGATTGGCGCCGACGACTTAGACTCCATGAGTATCCTCACCGCTGGATTCCCTGCCGAGTACGGCCGCAAGATGGGCGGCATTGTCGAACTCAACACCCGCCGCCAGACCGGCGACGGTCTGCACGGGGAGGTCGTCCTGTCCGGAGGCAGCTACGATACTGGAGCCGCTTACGGCCAGCTTCAGGAGGTACACGGCAAGAACACCTTCGGCGCATCCGCCTCCGGCAGCATGTCTGCGCACTACCTAAATCCTGTGGTGCCGGAAAACTACACTAACCGTGGAACCACCGGAGACTTCTCCGCCCACTACGAACGCGACCTGACCCAAAACGATCGGCTCAATATGAGCGTCCGCCACGAACTCTCGCGTTTTGAGATTCCCAATGAGTTGGTTCAGCAAGAAGCCGGCCAGCTGCAGACCGGCAGCAACTTCGAGACGATGGGCACAGTTCGCTACCAGCACATCTTCTCCCCCGACAGCCTCGGCACCCTCGCCGCAATGGTGCGCGATAACGCGAATAACCTCAATTCAAATCAGAACTCCACCCCGATCATCGCGTTTCAGCATAACAACTTCCGCGAAGGCTTCTTCAAAGCCACCTACTCATTCCACCACGGCCATCACGAGTTCAAAGCTGGCGTCGAATCCGACAACGTCTTCCTGCATGAAGACTTCAGCTATCGCATCACCGATCCCACGCAGTTCGATGACAACACTCCTTCAAGCCTGGCCTTCATGGAACACCGGCCAGACCTCGAGCAATCCGCATTCGTCGAAGACCTGATACGTCTCGGCAAATGGACGATCAGCGCCGGCTTACGTTTGGATCACTATCAACTCCTGCTCAACCAGAGCGCCTTCAGCCCTCGCATCTCCGTTGGCCGTAACCTTCCGTCGCTCAACATGGTGTTACACGCCTCATACGACCGCATCTTCCAGACTCCGTCGTTTGAGAACATCCTCATCTCCAGTTCGCCGCAGATTGACGCACTCAACAGTAACTTCCTTCGCCTTCCCGTCCAGCCGTCCCGCGGGAATTATTACGAAGGCGGCCTCAGCGAAGCCTTCGCGCAGTGCATGAGTCTCGACGTGAACGTCTACCGTCGTAACGTCACCGACTTTGCAGACGACGATCAACTTCTCAACACCGGAGTCAGCTATCCCATCTCCTTCGACAAAGCGATTGTCTACGGAGCGGAAGCAAAGCTCTCTCTGCTTCACCTCGCGAAACTCTCCGGCTACGCCAGTTACTCCTACATGGTCGCCAACGTCTGGTATCCGGTCACCGGTGGCCTCTTCCTTGGCGATGACGTAACCGCCGCCGTCACGAAAACCGCGGGTCACTTCCCTGCATCGCAGGACCAGCGCAACACTCTGCGCACGCGCTTTCGCTATCAGCTCGTACCGTGGCTCTGGTTCGCCGCAGGCCTAAGCTACGGCTCGGGTCTGCCTTTCGCCTACACCGGCGATCAAGCCGACGCTCTCGCCCAGTATGGCCCGCAGGTAATCAGCCGCATCAACTTCGACCGCGGCCGCATCTCGCCCATGCTCGCCACCGATGCCACGTTGGGCGCGGACATCCACAAGAGCGACCGAATGATCATTCGCTTTCAGGCCGATGGGAGTAACCTGAATGGCCGTCTCAACGTCATTGACTTCGGGGGTCTTTTCTCTGGGAACGCGATCGCGCCCGGACGAAGCTTCGCTCTCCGTCTTAGCACAAACTTTTAG